The Pseudomonadota bacterium genome window below encodes:
- the mtnA gene encoding S-methyl-5-thioribose-1-phosphate isomerase: protein MTNHIYWKNGVLYLLDQKLLPFKKVYVHCKSLKDVADSIKNMTIRGAPLIGIVAAYGVVLGIQEIIALKRNIEDRDVDRICKDLGRTRPTAVNLFWALKRMKDAFSRYINNADMSDLMLEEAISIHVEDIENNRMLALYGAELINEGDTILTHCNAGALATGGYGTALGVIRAAHEAGKKIKVIATETRPYFQGARLTAWELYEEGIDVTLVPDNHAGLLCCNRRIDKIIVGADRVAKNGDTANKIGTYMIATCAYQNKIPFFVAAPVSTFDKNTENGAHIPIEERMGTEVKYAGDRLITLDKIKAQYYSFDVTPAKYISNFITEKGIIEKPFKKYIKML, encoded by the coding sequence ATGACCAACCATATTTACTGGAAAAATGGCGTATTGTATCTGCTTGATCAAAAGTTGCTTCCTTTTAAAAAAGTCTACGTCCACTGTAAAAGTTTAAAAGATGTTGCTGATTCCATAAAGAACATGACCATCAGGGGTGCGCCGCTCATCGGCATAGTTGCAGCCTATGGCGTGGTCCTTGGAATTCAGGAGATCATTGCTTTAAAAAGAAACATCGAGGACAGAGATGTGGACAGGATATGCAAGGATTTGGGCAGGACACGACCTACTGCCGTCAATCTTTTCTGGGCGCTGAAAAGGATGAAGGACGCCTTCAGCCGATACATAAACAACGCCGATATGTCCGATCTTATGCTTGAAGAAGCGATCTCGATACATGTTGAAGATATAGAGAATAACAGGATGCTAGCCCTCTATGGCGCAGAGCTTATCAATGAAGGCGATACGATACTCACCCATTGCAATGCAGGCGCTCTTGCAACAGGAGGATATGGAACTGCACTCGGCGTAATACGTGCAGCTCATGAGGCCGGGAAAAAGATTAAGGTTATTGCAACAGAAACAAGGCCCTATTTTCAGGGTGCACGACTTACTGCCTGGGAATTGTATGAGGAAGGAATAGATGTAACGCTTGTTCCTGATAACCACGCCGGCCTTCTTTGCTGTAACAGGAGGATCGACAAAATCATTGTAGGCGCCGACAGAGTTGCCAAAAACGGGGACACTGCAAACAAGATCGGTACATACATGATAGCAACCTGCGCATATCAGAATAAAATACCTTTCTTTGTAGCCGCACCCGTGTCCACTTTTGATAAAAACACTGAAAACGGGGCTCATATCCCCATAGAGGAGAGGATGGGAACAGAGGTAAAGTATGCCGGCGACAGACTCATAACACTTGACAAAATTAAAGCGCAATATTACTCTTTTGATGTCACACCCGCAAAATACATATCAAACTTTATAACAGAAAAGGGTATAATAGAAAAACCCTTTAAGAAATATATAAAGATGCTTTAA
- a CDS encoding biopolymer transporter ExbD encodes MKLPRKPRKKARIEIIPMIDTMFFLLVFFMVATLSMTVQRGLPVNLPHAASARDEIRQVTTLTLTKDNRLYFDKEELASPAEASLRLASQTKANTEVSVVINADRAVEHGRVIDLMDAVRQAGVTRIAVAVRPLSRGK; translated from the coding sequence ATGAAGCTCCCGCGAAAACCAAGGAAGAAGGCGCGTATCGAGATTATTCCCATGATCGACACCATGTTTTTTCTACTGGTCTTTTTCATGGTGGCAACCCTCTCCATGACAGTCCAGCGGGGACTTCCTGTAAACCTCCCACATGCGGCGAGTGCCCGCGATGAGATACGTCAGGTGACGACGCTTACCCTCACGAAGGATAACAGACTTTACTTTGACAAAGAAGAACTTGCCTCCCCTGCCGAGGCATCTCTGCGCCTTGCCTCACAAACCAAGGCTAATACGGAGGTCTCGGTAGTGATTAATGCCGACCGGGCGGTGGAACATGGCCGGGTGATTGACCTCATGGACGCAGTGAGGCAGGCAGGAGTGACGAGGATTGCAGTAGCGGTGAGGCCGCTCTCCCGGGGAAAATAA
- a CDS encoding Lrp/AsnC family transcriptional regulator has product MIMDEFDKKILNMMQEEFPVAQRPFAEVGKFVGLDEKDVIERVKRLKNDGYIRRIGPILERKKLKYVSTLCGVRVDEGKIMDFVDEINKHSGVTHNYEREGDLNIWFTIAAKTCDDIEVFLSDLEKKHAVKIYRFPEKKVFKIKTYFPV; this is encoded by the coding sequence ATGATAATGGACGAATTTGATAAAAAAATATTGAATATGATGCAGGAGGAATTCCCTGTCGCTCAGAGACCCTTTGCTGAAGTGGGGAAATTCGTTGGTCTGGATGAGAAAGATGTGATCGAGAGGGTCAAAAGGCTGAAAAATGATGGCTATATAAGAAGGATAGGGCCTATCCTTGAACGAAAGAAGCTTAAATATGTAAGCACTCTTTGCGGGGTACGTGTGGATGAAGGCAAAATCATGGACTTTGTAGATGAGATCAATAAACACAGCGGTGTTACCCATAATTACGAAAGGGAAGGTGATTTGAATATCTGGTTTACCATTGCTGCAAAAACATGCGATGATATTGAAGTTTTTCTTTCGGACCTGGAAAAGAAGCACGCAGTTAAAATTTACCGTTTCCCTGAAAAAAAAGTATTCAAGATAAAAACCTATTTTCCGGTTTAA
- the plsY gene encoding glycerol-3-phosphate 1-O-acyltransferase PlsY has translation MYILYFVVAYLIGAVPVGVILSKIKGIDPRKTGSGNIGATNVMRAAGKAFGLLTLIGDILKGLIPTLIATNSGLPSPVIAAIGLATFLGHLFPAYLKFKGGKGVATALGVYIAINPYAILISIIVFILVFAKWRYVSLGSLIGTGVMPLALITLKAPMEYTYLSLAVGILIFIKHKDNIKRLAAGKESRFGRSG, from the coding sequence ATGTATATCCTTTATTTTGTAGTTGCATACCTTATTGGCGCTGTTCCGGTTGGCGTAATCCTGTCCAAAATAAAGGGGATTGATCCGAGAAAGACAGGGAGCGGCAACATAGGCGCTACAAATGTTATGAGGGCAGCAGGCAAAGCCTTTGGCCTGCTTACACTCATAGGGGATATCCTGAAAGGACTTATCCCGACTCTGATAGCTACCAATTCCGGCTTGCCCTCTCCTGTAATTGCTGCAATAGGATTGGCCACTTTCCTTGGACACCTCTTTCCCGCTTATCTGAAGTTCAAAGGAGGTAAGGGCGTTGCAACTGCTCTCGGCGTTTACATAGCAATAAACCCTTATGCAATATTGATAAGTATAATTGTCTTTATATTGGTGTTTGCTAAATGGCGTTATGTATCCCTTGGCTCACTTATCGGGACAGGCGTTATGCCTTTAGCTCTGATTACATTGAAAGCACCAATGGAATATACTTATCTTTCTCTTGCAGTGGGCATTTTAATCTTCATAAAACACAAGGATAATATTAAAAGGCTTGCTGCGGGCAAGGAAAGCAGGTTCGGCCGTTCAGGCTGA
- a CDS encoding SAM-dependent chlorinase/fluorinase — MQIITLLTDFGLKDPYVGIMKGVIFSINPDLTIIDITHNVSPQDIREGAFLMKEYYPYFKNGTCHVAVIDPTVGSTRRPIVFSKDEHYFVGPDNGIFSHIIERNTDVYEIKNRDFILNRISSTFHGRDIFAPVAAHLASGVHPSAFGPKIVNPVYLADIFPDIINGVLTGEVVMFDRFGNAITNIDFEIFNDFITTNPFKIHIGNMTFSSINQSYYEQNFTCLINSSGYIEFGCYMGSFAKEAGIKKKDTVRVQLL; from the coding sequence ATGCAAATTATCACACTTTTAACAGACTTTGGATTGAAAGACCCCTATGTAGGCATTATGAAGGGGGTCATCTTTTCAATCAATCCTGATTTAACAATTATAGACATTACTCATAATGTTTCCCCGCAGGACATACGCGAAGGGGCTTTCCTTATGAAAGAATACTACCCTTATTTTAAAAACGGGACCTGTCATGTAGCTGTTATCGACCCTACCGTGGGTAGCACAAGAAGACCCATAGTATTTTCTAAGGATGAACATTATTTTGTAGGGCCCGACAACGGGATCTTCTCCCATATTATTGAAAGAAATACTGATGTTTATGAGATAAAAAACAGGGATTTTATACTTAACCGCATAAGTTCAACTTTTCATGGAAGAGATATCTTTGCGCCGGTTGCTGCACATCTTGCATCAGGGGTGCATCCTTCTGCATTCGGACCAAAGATAGTAAATCCTGTTTATCTTGCAGACATCTTTCCTGATATTATAAACGGGGTATTAACCGGGGAAGTCGTAATGTTTGACAGATTCGGGAATGCCATTACTAATATTGATTTTGAGATTTTTAATGATTTCATCACCACAAACCCTTTCAAAATACACATCGGCAATATGACCTTCAGCTCTATTAATCAAAGCTACTATGAGCAAAACTTTACCTGCCTTATTAACAGCTCCGGCTACATTGAGTTCGGGTGTTACATGGGAAGCTTTGCAAAAGAGGCAGGTATAAAGAAAAAGGATACGGTACGGGTACAACTCTTATGA
- the gatB gene encoding Asp-tRNA(Asn)/Glu-tRNA(Gln) amidotransferase subunit GatB: MEYDDFEGVMGLEVHAHLLTDSKLFCKCSTKFGAEPNSHTCPTCMGLPGALPVLNKKVVDFAIKLGLALHCGINKKSIFARKNYFYPDLPKGYQISQYEEPICENGYLDISVGDTKKRIRIKRVHMEEDAGKLVHEGAIEASSYSLVDYNRSSIPLLEIVSEPDIGSPEEAVAYLKMLRDVLLCLEICDGNMEEGSFRCDANVSVKKKEADELGTRAELKNLNSFKFIEKSLDYEIKRQIELIRKGGVVVQETRLFNADEGITYSMRGKEEAHDYRYFPEPDLLPLTIDDKWIEDIRKGLPELPMEKMERFKKEYDLPKYDVEILVSGAGVSQYFEDAVGLFPEPKTVSNWIMTELLRELKDGNVSPKDSPLSPAHLAELLSLIKDGTINIKIGKEIFPEIYKSGDSPKKLVEKKGLIQISDETAIGSTIDAVIASFPKELAEFRGGKEKLLGFFVGQVMKETKGKANPKLLNELLLKKLKE; the protein is encoded by the coding sequence GTGGAATATGATGATTTTGAAGGTGTCATGGGGCTTGAAGTCCATGCCCACCTGTTAACAGACAGTAAATTGTTTTGCAAATGCTCCACAAAATTCGGCGCTGAGCCGAATAGTCATACATGCCCTACCTGTATGGGGCTTCCAGGGGCGTTGCCGGTTCTCAATAAAAAAGTGGTCGATTTTGCCATTAAGCTTGGACTTGCACTACACTGCGGCATCAACAAAAAAAGCATTTTTGCCAGGAAAAACTATTTTTACCCTGATCTGCCCAAGGGCTACCAGATTTCCCAGTATGAAGAGCCGATTTGTGAAAACGGCTACCTTGATATATCCGTTGGTGATACAAAGAAAAGAATCAGGATTAAAAGGGTCCACATGGAGGAGGATGCGGGCAAGCTTGTACATGAAGGCGCCATAGAGGCAAGCTCATACAGTCTTGTAGATTACAACAGGTCAAGCATTCCGCTCCTGGAAATCGTCAGTGAGCCGGACATTGGTTCGCCTGAGGAGGCTGTGGCATACCTGAAGATGTTGAGAGATGTCCTTTTGTGCCTCGAAATCTGTGATGGCAACATGGAGGAAGGGAGCTTCCGCTGTGACGCGAATGTATCCGTAAAAAAGAAGGAGGCAGACGAACTTGGCACAAGGGCTGAGCTTAAGAACCTGAATTCTTTCAAATTCATCGAGAAATCCCTTGATTATGAGATAAAAAGACAGATAGAACTTATCAGAAAAGGCGGCGTGGTAGTGCAGGAGACACGGCTGTTCAATGCGGACGAGGGTATTACCTATTCGATGAGGGGCAAGGAAGAGGCGCATGATTACCGCTACTTTCCTGAACCCGATCTCCTTCCGCTTACAATCGATGATAAATGGATAGAGGATATCAGGAAAGGGTTGCCTGAACTGCCCATGGAGAAGATGGAAAGATTCAAGAAAGAATACGACCTGCCGAAATATGATGTGGAAATATTGGTCTCCGGCGCGGGGGTTTCACAATATTTTGAAGATGCAGTCGGACTTTTTCCCGAGCCCAAAACGGTGAGCAACTGGATCATGACCGAGCTTTTACGGGAGTTGAAGGACGGCAATGTGTCCCCGAAAGATTCCCCGCTTTCTCCTGCCCATCTTGCAGAACTCCTGTCGCTCATAAAGGACGGTACAATAAATATAAAAATAGGGAAAGAGATTTTTCCTGAGATTTACAAAAGCGGTGATTCACCGAAAAAACTGGTTGAGAAAAAGGGGCTTATCCAGATATCCGATGAAACAGCCATCGGCTCTACCATTGATGCAGTTATTGCAAGTTTCCCTAAAGAACTGGCGGAGTTCAGAGGCGGCAAAGAAAAACTGCTGGGGTTCTTTGTGGGACAGGTAATGAAAGAAACAAAGGGAAAGGCAAATCCGAAATTGTTGAACGAGCTTCTGTTAAAGAAATTGAAGGAGTAA
- a CDS encoding CoA pyrophosphatase: MIPIFETDGEVFIVLTKRTETVKAHKGEVSFPGGMCENEDGSKLNTALRECCEEIGLKKNDVKVIGKLDDMITLTGFVISPYVGIMQYPYTFKANPQEVAYIIYLPLKFLMEVNPVMERAEYEGRIEQVPSFHYNNDRIWGATCRILLQLRKILTS; the protein is encoded by the coding sequence ATGATACCGATATTTGAAACGGATGGGGAAGTATTTATTGTACTTACAAAAAGGACTGAAACGGTGAAAGCGCATAAAGGCGAGGTATCGTTCCCTGGCGGCATGTGTGAAAATGAAGACGGCAGCAAGCTTAATACTGCCTTGCGGGAGTGCTGTGAAGAGATAGGTCTCAAGAAAAATGATGTTAAGGTTATCGGAAAGCTGGATGATATGATAACCCTTACAGGCTTTGTAATATCACCTTATGTTGGCATTATGCAATATCCATATACATTCAAGGCAAATCCACAGGAAGTGGCATACATTATATATTTACCTCTCAAGTTTTTGATGGAGGTAAATCCGGTTATGGAAAGGGCTGAATATGAAGGCCGGATCGAACAGGTTCCTTCGTTTCATTACAACAACGACCGGATATGGGGTGCCACATGCAGAATACTTCTGCAGTTAAGAAAGATTCTCACATCATAA
- a CDS encoding reductive dehalogenase → MAKLRAKIGSGEVGRFDQRNTMYMRPRDPEKSDGRILDIGKRHYSVKHFRKTPGYTMRDWAFSMSMWYMERWWGFGNMTGNEGLFTWFPDEAERALRDRMEPGEKWEVSDPEEMSRNIKKAALYIGASLVGICKLDRRWLYSHSFHPQTHKHVPVEIPEEFQYAIVMAHEMPYELMQTSPALGGFSSTGRGYSMMAFVASSLAHYIRSLGYKAIPTGNDTALSVPIAIDAGLGELGRNGMLITEKFGPRVRLSKIFTNLPLVPDKPVEFGVTGFCRACKRCAEECPGVCISFCEPTIDGPTISNNNGIYKWYIDPEKCLDFWARNNGSCSNCVRVCSYNKQPGKLHDTARFLIKHASWLNPVLVGMDKFVGYGSRVKTEEAWK, encoded by the coding sequence ATGGCTAAGCTCAGGGCAAAGATAGGGTCAGGAGAAGTGGGACGTTTCGACCAGAGAAACACGATGTATATGCGGCCAAGGGATCCGGAAAAATCTGATGGCCGAATACTGGATATCGGCAAGCGCCATTACAGCGTAAAGCACTTCAGGAAAACACCGGGCTACACAATGAGGGATTGGGCATTCAGCATGTCAATGTGGTACATGGAGCGCTGGTGGGGCTTCGGGAACATGACGGGGAACGAAGGTCTCTTTACGTGGTTTCCGGATGAGGCGGAACGGGCATTGCGGGATCGCATGGAACCGGGAGAAAAATGGGAAGTCTCTGACCCCGAGGAGATGAGCAGGAATATTAAGAAGGCGGCGCTTTACATAGGCGCTTCTCTCGTCGGGATCTGTAAACTCGACCGGCGCTGGCTCTATTCGCACAGCTTCCACCCCCAAACCCATAAACACGTTCCCGTAGAAATCCCCGAAGAGTTTCAATACGCCATTGTCATGGCACACGAGATGCCTTATGAACTCATGCAAACGTCCCCTGCTTTAGGCGGTTTCTCATCGACCGGCCGGGGTTATTCAATGATGGCCTTTGTTGCCTCGTCGCTCGCTCACTATATTCGGAGCCTTGGCTACAAGGCAATCCCTACAGGTAATGACACTGCGTTGAGCGTACCCATCGCCATTGATGCAGGTCTTGGTGAACTTGGACGTAACGGGATGCTGATAACGGAGAAGTTTGGCCCCAGGGTAAGGCTCAGCAAGATTTTTACCAACTTACCTCTCGTGCCTGACAAGCCTGTTGAGTTCGGTGTAACAGGGTTCTGCAGGGCATGTAAAAGGTGCGCCGAAGAGTGCCCTGGTGTCTGTATCAGCTTCTGCGAACCGACGATTGACGGACCAACAATCTCGAATAACAATGGTATATACAAATGGTATATCGATCCTGAAAAATGTCTCGACTTTTGGGCGCGCAACAACGGGAGTTGTAGCAACTGCGTCCGCGTCTGCTCTTATAATAAACAGCCCGGAAAGCTGCATGATACGGCAAGATTCTTGATTAAACACGCATCCTGGCTGAACCCCGTGCTTGTGGGGATGGACAAGTTTGTCGGCTATGGCAGTCGGGTCAAAACGGAAGAAGCCTGGAAATAA
- a CDS encoding response regulator, protein MKKRRILFVDDEPKVLEAFQMMLSDKSAEWDMEFVTSGQQALERLSQAPFDAIISDIVMPDMDGHQLMNEVRNIYPHLIRIALSGHSEEESIMKLALAAHQYLSKPCDPEILKSTIKQEFVFQDLLIDDPVRHVISKIDRLPSMPSLYSQITAELKHQNTSVLRVANIIARDIGMTAKVLQLVNSAFFALSYRVSNLVQAVSLLGLDTIKTLVLTIHIFSQFDPAEVHALDISRAWNHSLRVGLFAKTIAKIQNQNQVVIDECLTAGILHDVGKSILAYNFPKEYKEIRQLAKEEGIPIHKAESKVLNSATHAEVGGYLIGLWGLPNIIAETVQFHHNFDRTDMKAFSALGAVQIANVLEYEIEETTNQTETTHQEEREFFASSMWANKLDEWRKACQAITENEVY, encoded by the coding sequence ATGAAAAAGAGACGCATCCTGTTTGTGGATGATGAACCTAAAGTTCTCGAAGCCTTTCAGATGATGCTCAGCGACAAAAGCGCAGAATGGGACATGGAATTTGTAACCAGCGGTCAACAAGCTCTTGAGCGTCTCAGTCAGGCACCGTTTGATGCTATAATTTCAGACATAGTCATGCCCGATATGGACGGTCACCAGTTGATGAATGAGGTAAGAAATATATATCCCCATCTTATCAGAATAGCCCTCTCCGGTCACTCTGAAGAAGAATCAATAATGAAATTAGCCCTGGCTGCCCACCAATACCTCTCTAAACCATGTGACCCGGAAATATTGAAATCTACTATTAAGCAGGAATTTGTATTCCAGGACCTTCTTATTGACGATCCTGTCAGGCATGTCATATCAAAAATTGACAGGCTGCCAAGCATGCCGTCTCTCTATAGCCAGATTACTGCGGAATTGAAACATCAGAATACTTCTGTCCTGCGGGTTGCAAATATAATTGCCCGTGATATAGGGATGACAGCCAAAGTGCTGCAGCTCGTCAATTCTGCGTTTTTTGCATTGTCATATCGTGTATCCAACCTTGTTCAAGCAGTCAGTTTACTCGGACTTGACACAATAAAAACACTGGTACTCACAATTCACATCTTTTCCCAGTTTGACCCTGCTGAAGTCCATGCCCTTGATATCTCACGAGCTTGGAATCATAGCCTCAGGGTTGGGCTCTTTGCAAAAACAATCGCAAAAATACAGAATCAGAATCAGGTAGTGATCGATGAATGCTTAACGGCAGGGATACTGCATGATGTGGGAAAATCTATTCTTGCTTATAACTTCCCGAAAGAATACAAAGAGATCAGGCAACTGGCAAAAGAGGAAGGTATTCCTATACATAAAGCAGAAAGTAAAGTACTGAACTCTGCCACACATGCAGAAGTCGGCGGCTATTTGATAGGATTATGGGGGCTGCCGAATATAATTGCAGAAACCGTCCAGTTCCACCATAACTTTGATCGGACCGATATGAAAGCATTTAGTGCCTTGGGCGCTGTCCAGATTGCAAATGTTTTAGAATATGAAATAGAAGAAACTACAAATCAAACAGAAACAACGCATCAGGAAGAACGTGAGTTTTTTGCATCCTCAATGTGGGCCAACAAGCTTGATGAATGGCGGAAAGCATGCCAGGCAATAACAGAAAACGAGGTTTATTAG
- a CDS encoding LysR family transcriptional regulator, with translation MITIRFPDEVRVPLALQALCGLKLSVLKLPQINVSQLITFYFVGKEENISAASERLCITQPAVTKQIRALQNHFGVKLIHVKKRKVHLTEAGRTLLQYAEEIYHSAINAETFLQGDRNSNLRVGISSSLTAYLTPILDKFKELNPSKLLSVKEGASVQIVEELLDFQHDLCVVPPLFKVSGELQVFRIPEVENMVLVTSPSDGPAMKKHLTWNDLQGYPFILHREGSIVRQLILDFFKERNIKVSPVANIDSIDFMKQLVQKGKGVALMLFSSVKEDVAAKRLKIIPVTDSDFKMGIDIVIQRGIRFSPACRAFLVLLEAHFDREIVSSLEA, from the coding sequence TTGATAACAATCCGTTTCCCGGATGAGGTAAGGGTACCTCTTGCGCTCCAGGCATTATGCGGGTTAAAATTAAGTGTGTTAAAACTCCCGCAGATTAATGTCTCACAGCTTATCACCTTCTACTTTGTCGGCAAGGAAGAGAATATCAGCGCTGCCTCTGAAAGGCTTTGCATAACACAACCAGCTGTTACGAAACAAATCAGGGCATTACAGAATCACTTCGGGGTTAAACTTATCCACGTAAAAAAGAGAAAAGTCCACTTGACCGAGGCAGGGCGTACACTGCTTCAGTATGCCGAGGAAATATATCATTCAGCAATCAACGCTGAGACTTTTCTCCAAGGAGATCGAAATTCAAATCTGCGAGTTGGAATTTCCAGCTCTTTGACTGCCTATCTGACCCCAATCCTTGACAAATTCAAGGAATTAAACCCTTCTAAACTTTTAAGTGTAAAGGAAGGCGCCTCTGTGCAAATTGTCGAGGAACTCCTTGATTTCCAACATGATCTGTGTGTTGTGCCTCCACTTTTTAAGGTAAGTGGTGAGCTACAGGTTTTCCGCATTCCGGAAGTTGAAAACATGGTGCTTGTTACCTCTCCAAGCGACGGACCGGCAATGAAAAAACATCTTACCTGGAATGATCTTCAGGGATATCCTTTTATACTTCACCGCGAGGGGTCGATAGTAAGACAATTGATCCTTGATTTCTTCAAAGAGAGAAATATTAAAGTATCTCCTGTTGCAAATATTGACAGCATAGATTTCATGAAACAATTAGTTCAAAAAGGGAAAGGCGTGGCCCTGATGTTATTTTCCAGCGTGAAAGAGGATGTGGCTGCAAAACGACTCAAAATCATTCCAGTTACTGACAGTGACTTCAAAATGGGAATAGATATTGTGATACAAAGGGGCATACGCTTTTCACCGGCCTGTAGAGCTTTTCTTGTTCTTTTGGAAGCCCATTTTGACCGTGAGATAGTTTCATCACTCGAAGCATAG